The Lactuca sativa cultivar Salinas chromosome 2, Lsat_Salinas_v11, whole genome shotgun sequence genome includes a window with the following:
- the LOC111887179 gene encoding uncharacterized protein LOC111887179, which translates to MGLQWMILTYVVAAEAVMAVLITLPSPKALKSTLVSLISLILQPSMFIVPFASFQLLDIYWKNEHRLMCSGEACTAAERDRYEKSIYKSQRNIILCCAACLLYWCVYRVCKYHKEIQTMEEVEKRYKEE; encoded by the exons ATGGGGTTGCAATGGATGATTTTGACTTATGTTGTTGCTGCGGAGGCAGTCATGGCCGTCTTGATAACTTTGCCTTCTCCCAAGGCTTTGAAGTCTACTCTCGTCTCTCTGATTTCTCTCATTTTACAGCCCTCCATGTTCATCGTCCCCTTTGCTAGTTTTCAGCTTCTAG ATATCTACTGGAAGAACGAGCACAGGTTGATGTGTTCTGGTGAGGCTTGTACTGCTGCTGAGAGAGATCGATACGAGAAATCG ATATACAAGTCTCAGAGGAATATTATTCTGTGTTGTGCAGCTTGTCTTCTTTACTG GTGTGTGTATCGTGTTTGCAAGTACCACAAGGAGATTCAAACAATGGAGGAAGTTGAAAAGAGGTACAAGGAAGAGTAG